The Haloferax volcanii DS2 DNA segment GAGGTTCCCGCGCCGACGACCACCACGTCCACGGACTGGGTCCGTGGGCTCGCCGAGGAGTCCTCGGCGGTGTCGTTCTCGTCTGTGGACATGGTATCACCTCCATATCGCGGGCTGAAAACTCTTTACTCCCGCACCGACCGCGCGCGGCGAGTCCGAGGGCGGCGACCGCGACGAGACGCGGCGCTCGACGGGGGTTGAAAACGGAGAATCCGAGAGGTCGAGCGTCGCTCAGCGGTTGTCGTCGCCGGTGTCGTAGTGTTCGCCCGACGCGGCCGGGATGCGGGTGCGGCCGACGAGCGCGAGGACGACGAGCACCGTCACGTACGGAACCGTCTGGATGAGCGAGTCGGGAACGCCGTAGCCGGGCACCTGCTGGAGGCGAATCTGGGCGGCCTCCAGCCCCGCGAAGAGGAACGACGCGCCGAACGCGCCGACGGGGTTGTAGTTCCCGAAGAGGAACGCCACGATGGCGATGAAGCCCTTCCCGTTGACCATCGTCTGGTTGTTGCCGACGAACTGGCCGAGGCCGAGCGACAGCGCGGAGCCGCCGATGCCGGCGAGGAAGCCCGACAGGAGCACGCCCGCGTAGCGGACGCGGCTCACGTCGACGCCGACGGTGTCGAGCGCCTTCGGGTTCTCGCCGGACGCGCGGACGTGGCGGCCGAACGCCGTGCGGTTCAGGACGTACCACGACGCCGGGACCGCGACGAGCATCATGTACACCGCGGGGTCGGCGTCGAAGAACGCGCCGAAAAACGGGATGTCCGAGAGGACGGGAATCGTCCACGTCCCGAGTGTCGTCCCGAGGTTGTCGGTGTTGACGCCGCCGTAGTAGACGGTCGCCGCGAACGGCGCGAGGCCGAGCGCGATGAGCCAGACGGCGAGGCCGGCGATGATTTGGTCGGCCTTGAAGCGGATGCAGACCACGGCGAACAGCGCCGAGAACAGCACCGACGAGAGGATGCCGGCGAAGAAGCCAATCCAGATGGCCGGGAGGCCGACGACGGTCATCTCGGGGCCGACGATGGCCGTCGTGATGACCGCGGTGAACGCCGAGATGATGAGCAGTCCCTCGAGTCCGATGTTCACCACGCCGGCCTTCTCGGAGAAGATACCGCCGAGCGCGGCGAACGTGATGGGCACCGAGAGCCGCAGCGCCGACGAGAGCGTGCTCCGACTCGTGAGGATGGCGAGGAAGTTACCCCAGATACTGCTCGGGAACGCGAGGCCGAGCAGCGCGATGAGCAGGAAGACGCTCACCGCGCCGCCGACGAGGGTCGCTCTGTAAGACAGTTCGGTGTCGCGGAGTCGGTCGATGGTGGTCGTGCTCATTCGTCGTCACCTCCGAGGCGGCCGCCGTCCGTGGCCACGGTCTCGCGGTCCGGTTCGAGGTCGATGGCGGAGCCGAGCATGCGGAAGAACTCGGGCATCGCGACGAACAGGATGATGAGCCCGCGGAGGACGCCGACGAGCTGTTTCGGGACGCCGGTCCCGAACTGGACCGCGAGGGAGCCGGACTTGAGCGTCCCGAACAGGAGCGCCGCCGGGACGACGCCGAACGGGTTGTTCCCCGCGAGGATGGAGACGGTGATGCCGTCGAACCCGAGCGAGGGGACGCCGGCCTGCCACTTGCCCATGACCATGAGCACCCAGATAGCGCCGCCCATCCCGCCGAGCGCGCCCGAGAGGAACATGCTCGTGACGGTCGTCCGCTTGGCGTCGACGCCGCCGTACTCGGCGGCCTCGGGCTGTTCGCCGCTCGTCCGGAGGTCGTACCCGAACGAGGTCTGTTCGAGCAGGAACCAGACGGCGACGACGAGCGCGAGGCCGAACGCGAGCGCGAGAAGCGAGAAGTCGCCGCCCTGCGGGAACGCCACCGGGAGGAGCGTCGCCCAGTCGGGAAGCGGCGTCGTCTCGACGACCTGCGAGTCGGGGTTGCCGAAGAACTCGCTGACGAGGACGAACGCGATTTGCGCCGCGATGAAGTTCAGCATGATGGTCGTGATGACCTCGTTGGCGTCGGCGTACGCCTTGAGCGCGCCCGGAATCGCCCCGTAGAGACCGCCGACGAGCGCGCCGACGATGACCGCGAGCGGAATCAGGATGAGGCCGCCGACGAGCCCGGACGGGAGCAGCGGCGCGACGAAGAACGAAAACAGCGCCGTGGCGAGGCCGCCGAGGACGAGCTGTCCCTGCGTCCCGATGTTGAACAGGCCCGCGCGGAAGGAGACGGCGACCGAGAGGCCGGTGAAGATGAGGAGCGTCGTCTCCTTGAGTGTGAGCGCGAACCCGAAGTTCAGCGGGTTCCAGTCGGGGTTGAGCGGTTTGAGAACTCCCGGGCTGTTCACGAGGAACGGCTCGCCGAGCGCCCCGTTGAACAGCACGAGATACACTTCGACGGGGTCGTAACAGAACCCGGTTCCGAACAGCGTCGTCGCCGCGGTCTGGCACGTCGTGACGCGGCCGGAGACGAGGATGATGCCAGCGCCGATGACCACGGCCATGACGAGCGCGGCGAAGCTGATGAGGATGCGCTCCGTCGCGGAGGCGGCCGTCAGCCGCCGGAGGACGGATTTCGCCGTTTCGGCCGCGCTCATTTGGCGTCACCCACGGGCGGTTCCGCATCGGTCGCGCCGGCGTCGGGGCGTTCGCCGGCCATGAGCAGGCCAATCTCTTCTTCGGTGGTGTTGCGTGGGTCTACGATGTCCATGAGTTCGCCGTCGTGCATGACGCCGAGGCGGTCCGAGAGGCCCTGTACCTCGTCGAGCTTCGAGGAGATGAGGAGAATCGCCTTCCCCTCCGCTCGGAGGTCCAAGAGCCGCTCGTGGATGAACTCCATCGCGCCGATGTCCACGCCGCGGGTCGGGTGGGTGGCGACGACGAAGTCCGGGTCGCGTTCGAACTCGCGGCCGACGATGAACTTCTGTTGGTTGCCGCCGGAGAAGGACTCGGCGTCGGCGTCGGCGTGCGGCGGTCGAACGTCGTACTCGTCGATGATTCGCTCGGTGTGCTCGCGCGCGTCGGACCAGTGTATTCGGCCGGCGGCGGCGAACGGCGGGCTGTGCTGGCTGCCGAGGATACCGTTTTGGACGAGGTCGAAGTCCATCACGAGCCCGCGTTCGTGGCGGTCCTCGGGGACGTACGCCATCCCGTCGTCGATGCGGGACCGACGCGAGGCGTCGGTGATGTCCCGGCCCTTGTAGGAAATCGAGCCCTCGGTCGGCGTCCGCAGACCGGTGATGGCCTCGACCAACTGCGACTGGCCGTTGCCGTCGACGCCCGCGATGCCGAACACCTCGCCCTCGCGGATATCGAACGACACGTCCGAGACGGCGGGCACGCCGCGGTTGTCCGTGGCCGAGAGCCGCTGCACCGAGAGCACCTCGTCGCCCGGCTCCTGCGGTTCGGCCTTCGGTTCGAGGAGGACTTCGCGGCCGACCATCAGTTCGGCGAGTTCCTCGTTCGACGTTTCGTCGGCCTTCACGGTGCCGACGTTCTTCCCGTTTCGGAGGACGGTGATGTCGTCGGCGGCGTGCATGGCCTCACCGAGCTTGTGGCTGATGAAGATAATCGTCTTGCCCTGTGCGGTCAGCTCCTCGAAGACGCGGAACAGCTCTTCGACCTCCTGCGGGGTGAGGACCGCGGTGGGCTCGTCCAGAATGAGGATGTCGGCCCCGCGATAGAGTGCTTTCAAGATTTCGACGCGCTGTTGAACGCCGACGCTCACGTCCTCGATGGCGTCGTCGGGGTTCACGTCGAATCCGTATCGGTTCGAGAGGTCGATGACCTCTTGGCGCGCACGCTCCCGGTCGACGGTCGTGCCGAACCACTTGCGCGGTTCGTTGCCGAGGACGATGTTCTCGGCGACCGTCATGGGGTCGACCAGCATGAAGTGCTGGTGAATCATACCGATTCCGGCGTCGATTGCGTCCGCGGGCGAATCGAAGTCCCGCGGTTTTCCGTCCACGTGGACGGTCCCCTCCGTGGGTTCGTAGAGCCCGTAGAGGATGTTCATCAACGTCGTCTTGCCGGCCCCGTTTTCTCCCAGAAGTGCGTGCACCGTGCCGCGCTCGACGGTCAGGTCCACGTCGTCGTTCGCCACGACGCCGGGGAACCGTTTTGTGATTTCGTCGAGATGAACAGCGGTGCTCATCTTGAGCCTTTTTTCGGGGGGTTCGCTTAAACTCGTGGGATTCGACTCGACG contains these protein-coding regions:
- a CDS encoding ABC transporter ATP-binding protein, with the protein product MSTAVHLDEITKRFPGVVANDDVDLTVERGTVHALLGENGAGKTTLMNILYGLYEPTEGTVHVDGKPRDFDSPADAIDAGIGMIHQHFMLVDPMTVAENIVLGNEPRKWFGTTVDRERARQEVIDLSNRYGFDVNPDDAIEDVSVGVQQRVEILKALYRGADILILDEPTAVLTPQEVEELFRVFEELTAQGKTIIFISHKLGEAMHAADDITVLRNGKNVGTVKADETSNEELAELMVGREVLLEPKAEPQEPGDEVLSVQRLSATDNRGVPAVSDVSFDIREGEVFGIAGVDGNGQSQLVEAITGLRTPTEGSISYKGRDITDASRRSRIDDGMAYVPEDRHERGLVMDFDLVQNGILGSQHSPPFAAAGRIHWSDAREHTERIIDEYDVRPPHADADAESFSGGNQQKFIVGREFERDPDFVVATHPTRGVDIGAMEFIHERLLDLRAEGKAILLISSKLDEVQGLSDRLGVMHDGELMDIVDPRNTTEEEIGLLMAGERPDAGATDAEPPVGDAK
- a CDS encoding ABC transporter permease encodes the protein MSAAETAKSVLRRLTAASATERILISFAALVMAVVIGAGIILVSGRVTTCQTAATTLFGTGFCYDPVEVYLVLFNGALGEPFLVNSPGVLKPLNPDWNPLNFGFALTLKETTLLIFTGLSVAVSFRAGLFNIGTQGQLVLGGLATALFSFFVAPLLPSGLVGGLILIPLAVIVGALVGGLYGAIPGALKAYADANEVITTIMLNFIAAQIAFVLVSEFFGNPDSQVVETTPLPDWATLLPVAFPQGGDFSLLALAFGLALVVAVWFLLEQTSFGYDLRTSGEQPEAAEYGGVDAKRTTVTSMFLSGALGGMGGAIWVLMVMGKWQAGVPSLGFDGITVSILAGNNPFGVVPAALLFGTLKSGSLAVQFGTGVPKQLVGVLRGLIILFVAMPEFFRMLGSAIDLEPDRETVATDGGRLGGDDE
- a CDS encoding ABC transporter permease; protein product: MSTTTIDRLRDTELSYRATLVGGAVSVFLLIALLGLAFPSSIWGNFLAILTSRSTLSSALRLSVPITFAALGGIFSEKAGVVNIGLEGLLIISAFTAVITTAIVGPEMTVVGLPAIWIGFFAGILSSVLFSALFAVVCIRFKADQIIAGLAVWLIALGLAPFAATVYYGGVNTDNLGTTLGTWTIPVLSDIPFFGAFFDADPAVYMMLVAVPASWYVLNRTAFGRHVRASGENPKALDTVGVDVSRVRYAGVLLSGFLAGIGGSALSLGLGQFVGNNQTMVNGKGFIAIVAFLFGNYNPVGAFGASFLFAGLEAAQIRLQQVPGYGVPDSLIQTVPYVTVLVVLALVGRTRIPAASGEHYDTGDDNR